The following proteins are co-located in the Paludibaculum fermentans genome:
- a CDS encoding OmcA/MtrC family decaheme c-type cytochrome produces MLSNSRKKIIFSLGSVVLVAAALSADRPQALRPTDKAFYADQAMVNFVRPGFNVAITKAELAADGTLKAWVKLTDSKGAGLDRAGLVTPGTVSVSFLSGYIPADQSQYISYITRSRTGAAGTFTQATGESNGTWTPVADGEYTYTFANKVPASADRTLTHTVGAYGSRNLDEFEMGRFYSDATYSFVPAGGAVTKVRDVIRTASCNRCHDPLGLHGGSRRSVEVCNMCHTPQTTDSATGNPVDMKVFIHKIHYAANLPSVKAGTPYKVASQDYSDVGFPAPAMACKVCHEPKTVTGATQADNWSTKPSRAACGSCHDNVNFATGENHVGLPQFSDNQCATCHTQKGEIDFDASITGAHMIPVESSLIPGVVFTIEGAKDVAPGKHPTLTFTVKDKQGNPVEASTLNNLRLYMGGPATDIATYVREDGLKAVGSNGTYNWTFAATIPATADPTGSWQFGIEGYRTTIVLAGTQKQRSIRDYGMNKVFYASLSGGTATPRRTVVTSATCNRCHYSLEFHGGNRNEAAMCTFCHNPTLTVGTTAESYNLTNMIHTFHAEKVRYPGNIRDCAQCHVNNSQIPALDDGLQNVKNGLAPVNPAPPTANACNSCHNTTAAWSHTQANTTALGESCSVCHGATSEFSVSKVHAQ; encoded by the coding sequence ATGCTTTCAAACTCTCGCAAGAAGATCATCTTTTCCCTGGGCAGCGTAGTCCTCGTCGCCGCCGCCCTATCCGCGGATCGTCCTCAAGCGCTCCGCCCCACCGACAAGGCCTTTTATGCCGATCAGGCCATGGTGAACTTCGTCCGGCCCGGATTCAACGTGGCCATCACCAAGGCGGAGCTGGCTGCTGACGGCACGCTGAAGGCCTGGGTCAAATTGACCGACTCCAAGGGCGCCGGGCTGGACCGCGCGGGGCTGGTCACACCGGGCACGGTGAGCGTCAGCTTCCTATCCGGCTACATTCCGGCTGATCAGTCGCAGTACATCTCTTACATCACGCGCAGCCGCACGGGCGCGGCGGGCACGTTCACCCAAGCCACGGGTGAAAGTAACGGCACGTGGACGCCGGTTGCGGATGGTGAGTATACCTACACCTTCGCCAACAAGGTTCCGGCTTCAGCGGATCGCACTCTGACCCATACTGTGGGCGCCTACGGCTCGCGCAATCTGGACGAATTTGAGATGGGCCGGTTCTACTCCGATGCCACGTATAGCTTTGTGCCGGCGGGCGGCGCGGTGACCAAGGTTCGCGACGTCATCCGGACGGCGAGCTGCAACCGTTGCCACGATCCCCTGGGGCTGCATGGCGGTTCACGGCGTAGCGTGGAAGTCTGCAACATGTGCCACACCCCGCAGACGACGGATTCCGCGACGGGCAATCCGGTGGACATGAAGGTCTTCATTCACAAGATTCACTACGCGGCGAATCTGCCTAGTGTGAAGGCGGGCACTCCTTACAAGGTTGCGAGCCAGGATTACTCCGATGTTGGCTTCCCGGCTCCGGCGATGGCTTGCAAGGTCTGCCACGAGCCGAAGACCGTGACCGGCGCCACCCAGGCGGACAATTGGTCGACGAAGCCGTCGCGCGCGGCTTGCGGGTCCTGCCACGACAACGTGAATTTCGCCACGGGCGAGAACCACGTCGGGCTGCCGCAGTTCAGCGACAACCAGTGTGCGACCTGCCACACCCAAAAGGGCGAGATCGACTTCGATGCCTCCATCACGGGTGCGCACATGATCCCCGTGGAGTCCTCGCTGATTCCCGGCGTAGTTTTCACGATCGAGGGCGCCAAGGATGTAGCGCCCGGCAAGCACCCCACCCTCACCTTCACGGTAAAAGACAAGCAGGGCAATCCGGTGGAAGCCAGCACCCTGAACAATCTGCGGCTCTACATGGGCGGGCCGGCAACGGACATTGCCACCTATGTGCGTGAGGACGGGCTGAAGGCTGTCGGATCCAACGGCACGTATAACTGGACCTTTGCCGCCACGATTCCGGCCACCGCCGATCCTACGGGTAGCTGGCAGTTCGGCATTGAAGGCTATCGCACGACGATCGTCCTGGCCGGCACGCAGAAGCAGCGCTCGATCCGCGACTACGGCATGAACAAAGTGTTCTATGCCTCGCTGAGCGGAGGCACGGCCACGCCGCGCCGCACGGTGGTGACCAGCGCCACCTGCAACCGGTGCCACTACTCGCTCGAGTTCCATGGCGGCAACCGCAACGAAGCCGCGATGTGCACTTTCTGCCACAATCCGACCCTCACGGTGGGTACGACGGCGGAGAGCTACAACCTGACCAACATGATCCATACGTTCCATGCTGAGAAGGTTCGCTATCCGGGCAACATCCGCGATTGCGCCCAGTGCCATGTGAACAACTCGCAGATCCCCGCTCTCGACGACGGGCTGCAGAACGTAAAGAACGGGCTGGCTCCGGTGAACCCGGCGCCGCCGACGGCCAACGCCTGCAACTCGTGCCACAACACGACGGCAGCGTGGTCGCACACGCAGGCCAACACCACGGCTCTCGGCGAGAGCTGCTCAGTGTGCCACGGCGCGACGTCTGAATTTTCTGTTAGCAAGGTGCACGCTCAGTAG